The following is a genomic window from Nitrospirota bacterium.
CTTTCCCGCGCAGCGCTGCCAGTCTTAACATATTGATTCTGTGGGTAAGGAGCAGAAACCCACCGTTATTAATTAACTCAAACGGTAAATCATTAAGCTCATCGGGTAGTTTTAGAAAAATATTAAGAATGTCGTCAGTATCGGATGCCTCTTTAATTTTTGAGGCTAATGTCCCGCCTGTACCGTTAAGTATGTCAAAGAGTGTTTTCCCCAGTCTTGCGCCTTCAGCAGGATTATTAGACCAGTGGTTTAATTTCAACGACTCAAGAGCTGTTTGAACGCTTTTTTCGTCAACACTATGAGATGGATAGTAATTAAACAGAATATCTCTGTTGTTTTTTGAGGATACCGTTTTTATTTCCACAGTAATATGCACCACTGAATGTAGCGAATAAGCATGATTAAAATCAATGTTTTTACACTATCCTAATTTCTACCCCACGGCAACTATTAAAAAAAATTTTTAATTTATAAAGAAAACTTGCAAAATAAAAATATTCGTGATATACTAACATCATAGTGAAAATTAAAAAAGTCGCGTTTATAGAATCTAAAGCGCCAGGTAACCACATATACAGCAGGTATCCTGTCCCCAGAGTGGGATCTGTGCTCCTTTCAACAATACTGACGGCTCATGGTTACGATGTTAAGGTATTCATAGAGGATCTGGCAAAGATAGACTGGCAGTACGTTGAGAGCTCTGATATCGTCTGTATTTCCACAATAACACCTACGGCAGTAAGAGCATACAAACATGCAAAGAGGGTGCAGGCACTGGGCATACCTGTGGTGATGGGCGGCGCTCACGTTTCTTTTATGTCTGAGGAGGCTTTGAACTACTCTGACTATGTGATTAGGGGTGAGGGTGATGAGTCAATAGTGGAGCTTTTCGACTTCCTTGAGAAGGGCTCGCCGGATATAAAGTCAATTAAAGGCCTTTCATACAGAGACAAGCAGGGTGCAGTTGTAAACAATGAGGCACGGCCTCTTCTGGCATCTCTCGATTGGCTGCCTATCCCTGACGTATCGCTTGTGCATGAATTTGATAAGTCCATTATATATCCAATATCGCTGTCACGCGGGTGCCCGTTTAACTGCAACTTCTGCTCTGTTATTAGGGTGTTTGGACGGCGTTACCGGTCTAAGTCTATAGAGAATTCAATGGCTGAGATCCGCTCAGCTACCAGTCATCCAAGGAAAAATATATTTTTTGTGGATGATAATTTCACAGCAAGCAAGAAAAGAGCAAAAACCCTCCTTAAGGAAATGGTCAACGAGAAGATGAAAACTGGCTACAATGCCCAGGTACGTACAGACATCGCAAAGGACCCGGAATTACTTGGGCTGTTGGCAGAATCCTGTTGTAGCACAGTTTATATAGGGTTTGAATCAATAAATCCTCAAACTCTGATTGAATACAATAAGGGGCAGGGTTTGAAGGAAATTAAGGACTGTATAAAAGCAGTAAAAGAGTATGGAATATCAATTCACGGGATGTTTGTCCTTGGCGCAGACAACGACGATGTTACAACGATTAGACAGACCGTTGAATTTGCAATAGAGCAGGGGATAGATACAATTCAGTTGATGATATTAACACCGCTTCCCGGCACACCGTTTTATAACGATATGTTGTCAAGCGGCAGATTGATTCATCAGGACTGGGCTAAGTTTGACGCTCACCACGTAACATTTAAGCCAAAGATACTAAGTCCTCAGACGCTACACATGGAAACATTAAAGGCTATGGGGCGCTTCTATTCGTGGAAATACATTTTCAGACACATGGCAAAGCTGGACTTTTTCCATGTTGCAGTAGGACTTTACGGAAAACATGCCGTAAAACAGGCATTAGTTGAAGCTAAAGAGTATCTGAACGTTATCACCCAACTGCTGGAAAATAATAATATATCTCAACATAACGTTTCTATTCAGTAATACCAAACCGCATTCCTTGTTTTAAACCCTGCAGATAGTTAATTCTACGCTGACTACGTGCTTATTTACCGCAGCATTTCTTGTATTTTTTACCGCTACCGCAAGAACAGGGTTCATTTCTACCGGGTTTTTTGTTTTTTCTGACAGTCTGTGGGGTTTCGTTATCGCTTCTGTTATAAAACACCGGTTGTCTTTTTTGTATGTTAGAACGCTCAATTTCCTCTTCTGAATGCACCTTTATGTGGAATAATCGTGTCAGAAATTCGCTTGTTACCCGGAAAGTCAAATCTGAAAACATTTCAAAGGCTTCTTTTTTATATTCCACGAGGGGGTCTTTTTGCCCGTAGCCGCGAAGTCCTATTCCCTCTTTAAGATGGTCCATGGCAAGCAGGTGGTCTTTCCACTGAGTGTCAAGAAGTTGAAGGAGGGTAACTTTTTCAAAATACCGCAGGACATGTTCCCCCATCTCATCTTCTTTCTTTTTGTACAACCCTTTTAACACAGCAGGTATCTTCTCTTTTAACGCATTTATGTGTTTAACGTCTTCAATTTGGCGTTTTAATTCTTTTTGAGAGATTGCAAATATACCAAACATTGAGTCCAGCAAACCGTCCATATCCCAGTTTTCACTGTAAGTGTCCTCAGGACACGAGCGCTCTAAAGTATCCGTAGCCGTATCTTCAATCATTTCTGTTATCTGCTCTTGAAGCGACTCTGCAGCAAGGATTTCCCTTCTGTAAGAGTAAATCTCAGTTCTTTGTTTGTTCATCACGTCATCGTATTCAAGGAGGTGTTTTCTTATATCAAAGTTGTGTGCCTCGACCTTTTTCTGAGCGTTGGCAATAGCCCGTGAGACCATTTTATTTTCAATTGGAACATCCTCCTCCATGCCGAGGCGTCCCATAAGTCCGGAGATTCTATCGGAACCAAAAATTCTCATTAGATCATCCTCAAGGGAAAGGAAAAACTTGGAGGTGCCGGGGTCGCCCTGACGTCCTGAGCGTCCTCGCAACTGGTTATCTATGCGGCGAGCCTCGTGGCGTTCTGTTCCCAGAATGAAAAGGCCTCCGGCCTCGATTACTTTCTCTTTGTCACTGGCGCAGATTTCCTCAGCTTTTGAGAGTGTATCTTTCCACTCCTCGTCTGTATATTCCTTGTTGTCTTTGAGCATATCGTGTGCCAGTCCCTTAGGGTTTCCCCCAAGTACGATGTCAGTGCCACGGCCAGCCATGTTGGTTGCTATAGTTACAGCGCCGCTTCTGCCAGCTTGTGCCACGATTTCTGCTTCTTTCTCATGGTATTTGGCGTTTAGCACGCTATGCGGGATGCCTGCCTTTTTAAGCTCTTTTGACAACACCTCTGACTTATCTATTGATATAGTACCGACTAAAACCGGCTGAGACTTAGAGTTACACTCTTTTATGGTTTCTATTACGGACTTATATTTAGCCTGTTCGTTTTTATATATTGAATCCGGTAAATCTGATCTGTTCATAGGCCTGTTAGTTGGTATAACCATAACGTCAAGGTTATAGATTTTTCCAAACTCCTCTGCCTCAGTGTCAGCGGTGCCTGTCATACCGGCAAGTTTATTGTACATTCTGAAGAAATTCTGAAACGTAATTGTGGCAAGGGTTTGGTTTTCACTCTCTATTTTTACGCCTTCTTTGGCCTCTATCGCCTGATGAA
Proteins encoded in this region:
- a CDS encoding radical SAM protein yields the protein MKIKKVAFIESKAPGNHIYSRYPVPRVGSVLLSTILTAHGYDVKVFIEDLAKIDWQYVESSDIVCISTITPTAVRAYKHAKRVQALGIPVVMGGAHVSFMSEEALNYSDYVIRGEGDESIVELFDFLEKGSPDIKSIKGLSYRDKQGAVVNNEARPLLASLDWLPIPDVSLVHEFDKSIIYPISLSRGCPFNCNFCSVIRVFGRRYRSKSIENSMAEIRSATSHPRKNIFFVDDNFTASKKRAKTLLKEMVNEKMKTGYNAQVRTDIAKDPELLGLLAESCCSTVYIGFESINPQTLIEYNKGQGLKEIKDCIKAVKEYGISIHGMFVLGADNDDVTTIRQTVEFAIEQGIDTIQLMILTPLPGTPFYNDMLSSGRLIHQDWAKFDAHHVTFKPKILSPQTLHMETLKAMGRFYSWKYIFRHMAKLDFFHVAVGLYGKHAVKQALVEAKEYLNVITQLLENNNISQHNVSIQ
- the secA gene encoding preprotein translocase subunit SecA, with protein sequence MIGYVLKKVFGTKNERELKKLMPLVELINDQEAAVSKLSDSQLKDKTGEFRTRLKNGETLDDILTEAFAIVREVSKRILSMRHFDMQLVGGIVLHQGKISEMKTGEGKTLVATLPVYLNALDGRGVHVVTVNDYLARRDTQWMGPIYNFLGLSIGTIQNDDSFIYDPSYKSEYEKLDFLNPCTRQEAYRADITYGTNNEYGFDYLRDNMKYELEEFSQRELNYAIVDEVDSILIDEARTPLIISGPSEESTDKYYKINKMIPKLKKEVDYTIDEKQKNVILTEEGALHAERLIGVENLFDPINIELVHHVLQGLKAHNMYKKDTDYVVTDGEVIIVDEFTGRLMPGRRWSDGLHQAIEAKEGVKIESENQTLATITFQNFFRMYNKLAGMTGTADTEAEEFGKIYNLDVMVIPTNRPMNRSDLPDSIYKNEQAKYKSVIETIKECNSKSQPVLVGTISIDKSEVLSKELKKAGIPHSVLNAKYHEKEAEIVAQAGRSGAVTIATNMAGRGTDIVLGGNPKGLAHDMLKDNKEYTDEEWKDTLSKAEEICASDKEKVIEAGGLFILGTERHEARRIDNQLRGRSGRQGDPGTSKFFLSLEDDLMRIFGSDRISGLMGRLGMEEDVPIENKMVSRAIANAQKKVEAHNFDIRKHLLEYDDVMNKQRTEIYSYRREILAAESLQEQITEMIEDTATDTLERSCPEDTYSENWDMDGLLDSMFGIFAISQKELKRQIEDVKHINALKEKIPAVLKGLYKKKEDEMGEHVLRYFEKVTLLQLLDTQWKDHLLAMDHLKEGIGLRGYGQKDPLVEYKKEAFEMFSDLTFRVTSEFLTRLFHIKVHSEEEIERSNIQKRQPVFYNRSDNETPQTVRKNKKPGRNEPCSCGSGKKYKKCCGK